A portion of the Brevundimonas pondensis genome contains these proteins:
- a CDS encoding Na+/H+ antiporter, with protein MHLIETTLFLLLAVVLSGWVARITRIALPLVQIALGATVVLITGEAVDLKPDIFFLLFLPPLLFVDGWRIPKEALRRDRAVILELALGLVVFTVVGLGFLIHWMIPAMPLAVAFALAAILSPTDPIAVSAIASRAPIPKRLMHILEGESLLNDATGLTCMRIAVIAATTGAFSLTSAVGTFAWLAVAGVTVGIAVTLAIGLIKGWISRRWGEDVGGQILISLLMPFAAYLAAEAIHASGILAAVAAGVTMSFTERQGSAMAATRIRRAVVWDTVQFVANGLIFVILGEQMPSIMARAAEVIQSTQHKEIWWLAVYVFAIVGALAALRFVWVWASLKLTLFRKRGKHAPPKVGLRLVAVMSLAGVRGAITLAGILTLPFVLGDGTPMPARNLAIFLAAGVIIVSLVLASVALPRLLKGIELPPEPSHLEEEDRSRVAAASAAMRAIEDTQHAMAEGKSNPDLYAETAARLMELYRHRIETRTHVEGDDVVLARQSDEIERHLRLAGLAAERAELVRLGRMRLVDEETARKLIREVDLQELRYV; from the coding sequence ATGCACCTGATCGAGACCACTCTGTTCCTGTTGCTGGCCGTGGTGCTGTCAGGCTGGGTGGCGCGGATCACGCGGATCGCCTTGCCGCTGGTGCAGATCGCCCTGGGGGCGACGGTCGTTCTGATCACGGGTGAAGCGGTTGATCTGAAGCCCGACATCTTCTTCTTGCTGTTCCTGCCGCCCCTGCTGTTCGTGGACGGCTGGCGCATCCCCAAGGAGGCGCTGCGACGTGACCGGGCCGTTATCCTGGAATTGGCGCTGGGCCTGGTGGTCTTTACCGTTGTGGGGTTGGGCTTCCTGATTCACTGGATGATCCCGGCCATGCCCCTGGCGGTGGCTTTCGCCCTGGCGGCCATCCTGTCGCCGACTGATCCGATTGCGGTTTCGGCCATCGCCTCGCGTGCGCCTATTCCCAAGCGGTTGATGCATATCCTGGAGGGCGAGTCGCTGCTGAACGATGCGACGGGCCTGACCTGCATGCGGATCGCCGTCATTGCGGCCACGACCGGGGCCTTCTCGCTGACCAGCGCGGTGGGGACCTTCGCCTGGCTGGCGGTTGCTGGCGTGACGGTGGGCATTGCCGTCACCCTCGCGATCGGTCTGATCAAGGGCTGGATCAGTCGCCGCTGGGGCGAGGATGTCGGCGGACAGATCCTGATCAGTCTGTTGATGCCCTTCGCCGCCTATCTGGCGGCCGAAGCCATCCATGCCTCGGGTATTCTGGCCGCGGTGGCCGCCGGCGTGACCATGAGCTTCACCGAGCGTCAGGGCTCGGCCATGGCGGCCACGCGCATCCGTCGCGCCGTGGTCTGGGACACGGTCCAGTTCGTCGCCAACGGCCTGATCTTCGTCATCCTTGGTGAACAGATGCCGTCGATCATGGCTCGCGCGGCGGAAGTCATCCAGTCAACCCAACACAAGGAGATCTGGTGGCTGGCCGTCTATGTCTTCGCCATTGTGGGGGCGCTGGCGGCCTTGCGCTTCGTCTGGGTGTGGGCCTCGCTGAAGCTGACCCTGTTCCGCAAGCGCGGCAAGCATGCGCCGCCGAAGGTGGGTCTGCGACTGGTGGCCGTCATGTCTTTGGCGGGGGTGCGCGGCGCCATCACGCTGGCGGGCATCCTGACCCTGCCGTTCGTACTCGGTGACGGCACGCCCATGCCAGCACGCAATCTGGCTATCTTCCTGGCGGCGGGGGTAATCATCGTCTCTCTGGTGCTGGCCAGCGTGGCCCTGCCGCGCCTGCTGAAGGGCATCGAACTGCCGCCGGAGCCATCGCATCTGGAAGAGGAAGACCGCTCACGCGTCGCTGCCGCCTCCGCCGCCATGCGCGCGATCGAGGACACGCAGCACGCCATGGCCGAGGGCAAGAGCAACCCCGACCTCTATGCCGAGACGGCCGCGCGGCTGATGGAGCTGTACCGCCATCGTATCGAGACGCGCACCCATGTCGAGGGCGACGACGTGGTGTTGGCTCGTCAGTCCGACGAGATTGAACGCCACCTGCGCCTGGCTGGACTGGCGGCTGAACGCGCCGAACTGGTGCGACTGGGCCGGATGCGGTTGGTCGATGAGGAAACGGCGCGTAAGCTGATCCGCGAAGTTGATCTGCAGGAACTGCGCTACGTCTGA
- the mazG gene encoding nucleoside triphosphate pyrophosphohydrolase, with product MTHSVDRLKEIMVRLRDPNGGCPWDVEQTFATIAPYTIEEAYEVADAIERADMEELKIELGDLLFQVVFHARMAEEAGHFAFDDVAEAMADKLVRRHPHVFGEEAAKPSGSAQKARWEDIKAAERKAKAQHGVLDDVPVGLPALTRAAKLTRRAGRVGFDWPSTDEVFDKLAEEVEELRVEIAAGDKEKAREELGDLLFVVANLARKLEVEPEDALRAANAKFVRRFGFIEGELAKDGRTPEQSNLAEMDALWNAAKAAEKAQT from the coding sequence ATGACCCACTCCGTCGACCGCCTGAAAGAGATCATGGTTCGCCTGCGCGATCCGAACGGCGGTTGCCCCTGGGACGTCGAACAGACCTTCGCGACCATCGCCCCCTATACGATTGAGGAAGCCTACGAGGTCGCCGACGCCATCGAGCGCGCGGACATGGAGGAGTTGAAGATCGAACTGGGCGACCTGCTGTTCCAGGTCGTCTTCCACGCCCGCATGGCCGAGGAAGCCGGGCACTTCGCCTTTGACGACGTGGCCGAAGCCATGGCCGACAAGCTGGTCCGCCGTCACCCCCACGTCTTTGGCGAGGAAGCCGCCAAGCCTAGCGGTTCGGCTCAGAAGGCCCGCTGGGAGGACATCAAGGCCGCCGAGCGCAAGGCCAAGGCACAGCACGGCGTACTGGACGACGTGCCGGTCGGTTTGCCCGCCCTGACCCGCGCCGCCAAGCTGACAAGGCGCGCCGGTCGCGTCGGCTTCGACTGGCCCTCGACCGATGAAGTCTTCGACAAGCTGGCCGAGGAGGTCGAGGAACTGCGCGTCGAGATCGCCGCCGGCGACAAGGAAAAGGCGCGCGAGGAACTGGGCGACCTGCTGTTCGTCGTCGCCAACCTGGCCCGCAAGCTGGAGGTCGAACCCGAAGACGCCCTGCGCGCCGCCAACGCCAAGTTCGTTCGCCGCTTTGGCTTCATCGAGGGCGAACTGGCCAAGGACGGCCGCACGCCGGAACAGTCGAACCTGGCCGAGATGGACGCCCTGTGGAACGCCGCCAAGGCGGCCGAGAAGGCTCAGACGTAG
- a CDS encoding MFS transporter, with protein sequence MSSVAAADAPRRSNAVLAAFSGPCLPLAAFGVALPVTLPEFYATHVGLELGVVAAVFMAVRLIDIVFDPFIGWGMDKTKTAFGRYRPWMLLSTPILMLSALMMFVLVQPGAGPAYLFAWLLVLYLGFSIGTLGQLGWAAVLAPQYDQRSRVYGWWQVFNIIGVILILILPTVVVKTGIGNYADGVRIMGWAILIALPVTIGLAMLTVPEPVNVGAAPHGGPGAYLALFKMKTVRKLLIADLLLGVAPGITGSLLFFFFGQIKGYDHTQASLFMLFYFVAGLVGAPIWAWLATKIGKDKALAVASLIFAVLYIAATLVPGGNFALTAVVMFIAGLPYAAGLFLLRAMMADAGDEVRLETGVDRTGLMFSILSATTKIGHVVALIPYLILQWVGFKALPGPAGNSEFSLLMLQILFIAVPGLLLASAAWVLKGYPLTPKRHDEIREALMARDAGTA encoded by the coding sequence ATGTCATCTGTCGCCGCTGCCGACGCCCCTCGCCGCTCCAACGCCGTTCTGGCCGCCTTTTCCGGGCCCTGTCTGCCGCTGGCGGCCTTTGGGGTGGCTCTGCCCGTCACCCTGCCCGAGTTCTACGCCACCCACGTCGGCCTTGAGCTGGGCGTGGTGGCCGCCGTCTTCATGGCCGTGCGGCTGATCGACATCGTTTTCGACCCCTTCATCGGCTGGGGGATGGACAAGACGAAGACGGCCTTTGGCCGCTATCGCCCATGGATGCTGCTCTCGACGCCAATCCTGATGCTGTCGGCGCTGATGATGTTCGTTCTGGTCCAGCCCGGCGCCGGTCCCGCCTATCTGTTCGCCTGGCTGCTGGTTCTCTATCTCGGATTCTCGATCGGCACCCTGGGCCAGTTGGGCTGGGCGGCGGTGCTTGCGCCGCAGTACGACCAACGCAGTCGCGTCTATGGCTGGTGGCAGGTGTTCAATATCATCGGCGTCATCCTGATCCTGATCCTGCCGACCGTGGTGGTCAAAACGGGCATCGGGAACTACGCCGACGGCGTGCGGATCATGGGCTGGGCCATCCTGATCGCCCTGCCCGTCACCATCGGCCTGGCCATGCTCACCGTGCCGGAACCCGTCAACGTCGGCGCCGCGCCGCATGGCGGGCCTGGGGCCTATCTGGCCCTGTTCAAAATGAAGACGGTGCGCAAGCTGCTGATCGCCGACCTGCTGCTGGGCGTGGCGCCGGGCATCACCGGCTCGCTGCTGTTCTTCTTCTTCGGCCAGATCAAGGGCTACGACCACACCCAGGCGTCGCTGTTCATGCTCTTCTATTTCGTGGCGGGTCTGGTCGGGGCGCCGATCTGGGCCTGGCTGGCGACGAAGATCGGCAAGGACAAGGCTCTGGCCGTCGCCAGCCTGATTTTCGCCGTCCTCTATATCGCCGCCACCCTGGTACCCGGCGGCAACTTCGCCCTGACCGCCGTGGTCATGTTCATCGCCGGCCTACCCTATGCCGCGGGCCTCTTCCTGCTGCGGGCCATGATGGCCGACGCGGGCGACGAGGTCCGGCTGGAGACCGGCGTGGACCGCACCGGTCTGATGTTCTCCATCCTGTCGGCCACGACCAAGATCGGTCACGTGGTGGCGCTGATCCCCTACCTGATCCTGCAATGGGTGGGGTTCAAGGCGCTGCCAGGTCCGGCCGGGAACAGTGAATTCTCCCTGCTGATGCTCCAGATCCTGTTCATCGCCGTGCCGGGCCTGCTACTGGCGAGCGCCGCCTGGGTGCTGAAGGGCTATCCCCTGACGCCCAAGCGGCATGATGAAATCCGCGAGGCGCTGATGGCCCGCGACGCCGGGACCGCCTGA
- a CDS encoding M15 family metallopeptidase — MVAILGGAGAAQAKDAQICDRPTSAWDGAAQANGISLYTLEWSPFGSAEWGWETYTPLIQREIGTPCDPASPAFAEALAGFQARYGLTATGQFDQATFQVFRGLWQERRPFVMARVRGECPEPPPISMLGYLDPAEEHAQRMTRLLRRDVLDAYRRMAAAARAEVPAIAADPELMQIFSGFRDPEADAARCAAQGNCDGVRRAACSPHRTGTAIDIHVGHVAGMGVDSTDPLSRRHMAQGPAYRWLVANASRFGFTPYVFEPWHWEWTGDGTTAGGR, encoded by the coding sequence TTGGTCGCAATCCTCGGTGGAGCCGGAGCGGCTCAGGCCAAGGATGCCCAGATTTGCGACCGGCCGACCAGCGCCTGGGATGGCGCAGCCCAAGCCAACGGCATTTCGCTTTATACGTTGGAATGGTCGCCGTTCGGTTCGGCCGAATGGGGGTGGGAGACCTATACGCCGCTGATCCAGCGCGAGATCGGCACCCCCTGCGATCCGGCCTCACCTGCCTTCGCCGAGGCCCTGGCGGGGTTTCAGGCGCGCTACGGCCTGACGGCCACAGGCCAGTTCGATCAGGCGACCTTTCAGGTGTTCCGCGGCCTGTGGCAGGAGCGGCGCCCCTTCGTCATGGCGCGGGTGAGGGGCGAATGTCCCGAGCCGCCGCCCATCAGCATGCTCGGCTATCTCGACCCTGCTGAAGAACATGCCCAACGGATGACCCGCCTGCTGCGGCGCGACGTGCTGGACGCCTATCGCCGCATGGCCGCCGCCGCCCGCGCCGAGGTTCCGGCCATCGCCGCTGATCCGGAACTGATGCAGATCTTCTCGGGTTTTCGCGACCCGGAAGCCGACGCCGCCCGTTGCGCCGCCCAGGGCAATTGCGACGGTGTGCGCCGCGCGGCCTGTTCGCCGCACAGGACAGGAACAGCGATCGACATCCACGTGGGCCATGTCGCGGGCATGGGGGTGGATTCGACCGATCCGTTGAGCCGTCGTCATATGGCCCAGGGGCCGGCCTATCGCTGGCTGGTGGCCAATGCTTCCCGTTTCGGCTTCACCCCCTATGTGTTTGAGCCTTGGCATTGGGAATGGACTGGCGATGGTACGACCGCTGGCGGACGGTGA
- the wrbA gene encoding NAD(P)H:quinone oxidoreductase, translated as MPKILVLYHSTYGHIEQMAEAVAEGARRVDGAVVDIKRVPETVPTELAQKSGYKLDQAAQIATVDDLADYDAIIIGAGTRFGTAASQMRAFLDQTGGLWFTGKLIGKVGGAFTASATQHGGQETTFSGLHNFFLHQGMVVAGLPYGFQGQMNMDEITGGSPYGATTLTKGDGSRMPSENELDGARYQGQHIAEIAKKLHG; from the coding sequence ATGCCCAAGATTCTCGTCCTTTACCATTCGACCTATGGCCACATTGAGCAGATGGCTGAAGCCGTCGCCGAGGGCGCTCGCCGGGTGGATGGAGCAGTGGTGGACATCAAGCGCGTCCCCGAAACCGTCCCGACCGAGCTGGCCCAGAAGTCTGGCTACAAGCTGGATCAGGCCGCGCAGATCGCCACGGTCGACGACCTGGCCGACTATGACGCCATCATCATCGGCGCGGGCACGCGCTTCGGCACCGCCGCCTCGCAGATGCGCGCCTTCCTGGATCAAACGGGGGGCTTGTGGTTCACCGGGAAGCTGATTGGCAAGGTCGGCGGCGCCTTCACCGCCTCGGCGACGCAGCATGGTGGTCAGGAAACCACCTTCAGCGGCCTGCACAACTTCTTCCTGCACCAGGGCATGGTCGTCGCCGGCCTGCCCTACGGTTTCCAGGGCCAGATGAACATGGACGAGATCACCGGCGGTTCGCCCTATGGCGCCACCACCCTGACCAAGGGCGACGGCTCGCGCATGCCCAGTGAGAACGAACTGGACGGCGCCCGCTATCAGGGTCAGCATATCGCTGAAATCGCCAAGAAGCTGCACGGTTAA
- the ygiD gene encoding 4,5-DOPA-extradiol-dioxygenase has product MRQPAIFFGHGSPMNALGGPYADAWRALGEEIGKPKGVVMVSAHWETRGLGVTAQERPETIHDFGGFPPELHAMQYPAPGSPSLAARVAELTGAQATTQWGLDHGAWSVLAHVWPEADVPIVQLSLDRTIDARAHYELAKKLQPLRDEGVLIAGSGDFVHNLRTWKRAGGEPYDWAVDFNEAVKRAFVNGDHEALIDWVNLAEQAQLSVPTDEHYLPLLYVAAQQAPGEAVSFFTDAIEGGSISMTGARIG; this is encoded by the coding sequence ATGCGCCAGCCCGCCATCTTCTTTGGACACGGCTCTCCGATGAACGCCCTGGGCGGCCCCTATGCGGACGCTTGGCGCGCGCTGGGAGAGGAGATCGGCAAGCCCAAGGGCGTGGTCATGGTCTCGGCCCACTGGGAGACTCGCGGGCTGGGCGTGACGGCGCAGGAACGGCCGGAAACCATCCATGATTTCGGAGGCTTCCCGCCCGAACTTCACGCCATGCAGTATCCCGCACCCGGCTCGCCCTCGCTGGCGGCCCGGGTGGCGGAACTGACCGGCGCGCAAGCGACGACGCAGTGGGGTCTGGATCACGGCGCCTGGTCGGTGCTGGCTCATGTCTGGCCCGAAGCCGACGTGCCCATCGTGCAGTTGTCGCTGGATCGCACCATCGACGCACGCGCCCATTATGAACTGGCGAAGAAGCTGCAGCCCTTGCGGGACGAGGGCGTCCTGATCGCCGGTTCCGGCGACTTCGTGCACAATCTGCGGACCTGGAAGCGCGCGGGCGGCGAGCCCTATGACTGGGCCGTCGACTTCAACGAGGCGGTGAAGCGCGCCTTCGTGAATGGGGACCATGAGGCCCTGATCGACTGGGTGAACCTGGCCGAACAGGCGCAGCTCAGCGTGCCGACCGACGAGCATTATCTGCCGCTGCTCTATGTGGCGGCTCAGCAGGCGCCGGGCGAGGCGGTCAGCTTCTTTACCGACGCTATCGAAGGCGGCTCGATCTCGATGACCGGCGCCCGGATCGGCTGA
- a CDS encoding DoxX family protein, producing the protein MASSTSLSSWAPRFQSILRIVAGLLLLQHGAQKILGFPPGGHGGGVDLSTLAGWSGPIELVGGVLIILGLFSRPTAFILSGFTAVAYWMVHAPQGPYPINNGGELAALYCFVFLYLFFAGPGPIALDSMMRGGRRR; encoded by the coding sequence ATGGCGAGTTCAACGTCTCTTTCGAGCTGGGCCCCACGGTTCCAGAGCATCTTGCGGATCGTGGCCGGCCTGCTGCTGCTTCAGCATGGCGCGCAAAAAATCCTGGGCTTTCCGCCCGGCGGACATGGTGGAGGCGTGGATCTGTCGACCCTCGCCGGCTGGTCCGGTCCGATCGAGTTGGTCGGCGGCGTCCTGATCATCCTGGGTCTGTTCAGCCGCCCGACGGCCTTCATCCTGTCCGGCTTCACCGCCGTGGCCTACTGGATGGTGCACGCGCCGCAGGGCCCCTACCCGATCAACAACGGCGGCGAGCTGGCGGCGCTCTACTGCTTCGTCTTCCTCTACCTGTTCTTCGCCGGTCCCGGCCCGATCGCCCTGGACAGCATGATGCGCGGCGGTCGCCGCCGCTGA
- a CDS encoding AMP-binding protein → MRAALDPKVYDESLFDALIDARARFGDKEILEDQDRHPLTYTGLIRAAFVLGRKIAAMTKPGERVGVLLPSSAGVVVTFFGLHAFGRVPVMLNFTSGEANLKAALRTAGVSKILSAKRFVTQAKLDDLMEALGEVAEIIWLDDVRKTIGLADKLYGLSAGMAPRRFRTKTDPDSPGVVLFTSGSFGAPKGVVLSQRNLVANARQVAAHIDLKPEWVMFNPLPTFHCFGLTGGVILPLLQGMKAFEYPSPLHAKQITDLLPQVKASILFATDTFLNQYARVAEPGDFATLQFAVAGAEKVRDETRQMFNTKFGGVELLEGYGATEAAPVVAVNHPDRNRPGSVGQIMPGMEYRLDKVEGIEGGGRLYLRGPNVMAGYISPNNPEGIEPLEGGWHDTGDIVDIDDEGYITILGRVKRFAKVGGEMVSLLAVEDMAGAVWPEHRHAAVSVPDSKKGERLILVTDHAGAESALLSEWARENGAPELAVPKKIIKLDAIPVLGTGKTDYVAIQKLVEDALKAA, encoded by the coding sequence TTGCGGGCTGCCCTGGACCCCAAGGTCTATGATGAATCCCTGTTCGACGCGCTGATCGATGCGCGCGCCCGTTTTGGCGACAAGGAGATCCTGGAAGATCAGGATCGTCACCCCCTGACCTATACCGGCCTGATCCGCGCCGCCTTCGTGTTGGGCCGCAAGATCGCCGCCATGACCAAGCCGGGCGAGCGCGTCGGCGTCCTGCTGCCGTCCAGCGCGGGCGTGGTCGTCACCTTCTTCGGCCTGCACGCCTTTGGCCGCGTGCCCGTCATGCTGAACTTCACCTCGGGCGAGGCCAATCTGAAGGCCGCGCTGAGAACGGCGGGCGTCAGCAAGATCCTGTCGGCCAAACGCTTTGTCACCCAGGCCAAGCTGGACGACCTCATGGAAGCCCTCGGCGAGGTCGCCGAGATCATCTGGCTGGACGACGTACGCAAGACGATCGGCCTGGCTGACAAGCTGTACGGCCTGAGCGCCGGCATGGCCCCGCGTCGCTTCCGCACCAAGACCGACCCGGATTCGCCGGGCGTGGTCCTGTTCACCTCGGGCAGCTTCGGCGCACCCAAGGGCGTGGTGCTGAGCCAGCGCAATCTGGTCGCCAACGCCCGTCAGGTCGCCGCCCACATCGACCTGAAGCCTGAGTGGGTGATGTTCAACCCGCTGCCGACCTTCCACTGCTTCGGCCTGACCGGCGGCGTCATCCTGCCGCTGCTGCAAGGCATGAAGGCTTTCGAATATCCCTCGCCCCTGCACGCCAAGCAGATCACCGACCTGCTGCCCCAGGTGAAGGCGTCCATCCTGTTCGCGACGGACACCTTCCTGAACCAGTACGCCCGCGTGGCGGAACCGGGCGACTTCGCCACCCTGCAGTTCGCCGTCGCCGGGGCCGAAAAGGTCCGCGACGAGACGCGTCAGATGTTCAACACCAAATTCGGCGGCGTCGAACTTCTGGAAGGCTATGGCGCGACCGAGGCCGCGCCCGTCGTCGCCGTGAACCATCCTGATCGTAACCGACCGGGTTCGGTTGGACAGATCATGCCGGGCATGGAATACCGTCTGGACAAGGTCGAGGGCATCGAGGGCGGCGGTCGTCTGTATCTGCGCGGCCCCAACGTCATGGCCGGCTATATCTCACCTAATAATCCCGAGGGCATCGAACCTCTGGAAGGCGGCTGGCACGACACCGGCGACATCGTCGATATCGACGACGAGGGCTACATCACGATCCTCGGCCGGGTGAAGCGCTTCGCCAAGGTTGGAGGGGAAATGGTCTCCCTGCTGGCGGTCGAAGACATGGCCGGGGCCGTCTGGCCCGAACATCGTCACGCCGCGGTCTCCGTGCCCGACAGCAAGAAGGGCGAGCGCCTGATCCTGGTCACCGACCATGCCGGGGCCGAGTCGGCCCTCCTGTCGGAATGGGCGCGCGAAAACGGTGCGCCGGAACTGGCCGTGCCCAAGAAGATCATCAAGCTGGACGCCATTCCGGTCCTGGGAACCGGAAAGACGGACTATGTCGCCATCCAGAAGCTGGTCGAGGATGCGTTGAAGGCGGCCTGA
- the lipA gene encoding lipoyl synthase: MVTLIDTLTKKPSELRHPEKQNRPESAVLKKPDWLRVKAPGSGQYNATRDIVRSKGLVTVCEEAACPNIGECWSQKHATLMIMGDTCTRACAFCNVKTGLPQALDPEEPAKVGLAVQQMGLNHVVITSVDRDDVADGGAAHFAEVVRQIRLQAPNTTIEILTPDFLRKDGAAEVMIDATPDVFNHNLETVPRLYLKIRPGARYFHSLRLLQMVKERDPNQFTKSGIMVGLGETKEEVMQVMDDMRSAGVDFITIGQYLQPTRKHAAIDRFVTPEEFKAYEAIARAKGFLMVSSSPLTRSSHHAGDDFARLKAARLAQAGRSAR; encoded by the coding sequence ATGGTCACGCTGATCGACACCCTGACGAAAAAGCCCTCTGAGCTGCGTCACCCGGAGAAACAGAATCGCCCGGAATCGGCGGTGCTGAAGAAGCCTGACTGGCTGCGCGTAAAGGCGCCCGGCTCGGGCCAGTACAATGCGACCAGGGACATCGTTCGCTCCAAGGGGCTGGTGACGGTCTGTGAAGAGGCGGCCTGCCCGAACATCGGCGAGTGCTGGAGCCAGAAGCACGCCACGCTCATGATCATGGGCGACACCTGCACGCGGGCCTGCGCCTTCTGCAACGTCAAGACCGGCCTGCCGCAGGCCCTGGACCCGGAAGAGCCGGCCAAGGTCGGTCTGGCCGTCCAGCAGATGGGTCTGAACCATGTGGTCATCACCTCGGTGGACCGCGATGACGTAGCCGACGGCGGCGCCGCCCACTTCGCCGAAGTGGTGCGCCAGATCCGTTTGCAAGCGCCGAACACCACCATCGAGATTCTGACGCCCGACTTCCTGCGCAAGGACGGTGCGGCCGAGGTGATGATCGACGCCACGCCCGACGTCTTCAATCACAACCTCGAGACCGTCCCGCGCCTCTATCTGAAGATCCGGCCCGGCGCCCGCTACTTCCACAGTCTGCGACTGCTGCAGATGGTCAAGGAGCGCGACCCGAACCAGTTCACCAAGTCCGGCATCATGGTCGGTCTGGGCGAGACCAAGGAAGAGGTCATGCAGGTGATGGACGACATGCGTTCCGCTGGCGTCGATTTCATCACCATCGGCCAGTACCTGCAGCCGACGCGCAAGCACGCCGCCATCGACCGCTTCGTCACGCCGGAAGAGTTCAAGGCCTATGAGGCGATCGCCAGGGCCAAGGGCTTCCTGATGGTGTCGTCGTCGCCGCTGACGCGCTCGTCGCACCACGCTGGGGACGATTTCGCCCGTCTGAAGGCCGCGCGTCTGGCGCAGGCAGGCCGCTCGGCGCGTTAA
- a CDS encoding type II toxin-antitoxin system RatA family toxin, with product MAVHRVTRILPYAPEQLANLVADVEAYPAFVPWITSMRIWNKRDEAPGVRLLDAEAGVGFAFLTERFSTWVRHDIHAPKVEVGLIRGPFKHLKNRWEFHPHPEGTRLEFSIDFAFKSRMLDMMLQANFDRAVDKLIGCFEGEAARRFR from the coding sequence ATGGCGGTCCATCGCGTTACACGCATTCTTCCCTATGCGCCCGAGCAACTGGCGAACCTGGTCGCGGACGTGGAAGCCTATCCGGCCTTCGTGCCGTGGATCACCTCCATGCGCATCTGGAACAAGCGGGACGAGGCGCCCGGCGTCCGCCTGCTGGACGCCGAGGCTGGCGTGGGCTTCGCCTTCCTGACCGAGCGTTTCTCGACCTGGGTTCGTCATGACATCCATGCGCCCAAGGTCGAGGTCGGCCTGATCCGCGGGCCGTTCAAGCACCTGAAGAACCGATGGGAGTTCCATCCGCACCCCGAGGGGACGCGGCTGGAATTTTCTATCGACTTCGCCTTCAAGTCGCGGATGCTGGACATGATGCTGCAGGCGAATTTCGACCGGGCGGTCGATAAGCTGATAGGTTGTTTCGAAGGCGAAGCGGCTCGACGTTTTCGCTGA
- a CDS encoding NAD(P)/FAD-dependent oxidoreductase: MTEFDFDATVVGAGAVGLACGRALAKRGLSVLVLESEPHIGQGVSSRNSEVIHGGLYYPTGSLKAKFCVEGRRALYDFLASHKIDHWKCGKLVVATEEAEVERIEAIFEQATTNGVEGLEHLTGAQARALEPELNAHAAILSPESGVFASHDYMLALQGEIEDAGGSVVLSTPFERAEPLPGGGFRITAGGEGGAVLTSRLLVTAPGLSSQSVAAAIDGYPAADIPARHLGKGIYFRLTGPAPFNRLIYPPPIAGALGTHYRKDLGGQGVFGPDLAYVETEDYSVNPAKADEFAHYIRRFWPGVTVERLTPDYAGIRPKIHGPDEPQPDFQLHAREHHGIDGLMALFGIESPGLTSSLAIGEAVAEALCKA; encoded by the coding sequence CTGACGGAGTTCGACTTCGACGCGACGGTCGTAGGGGCGGGGGCTGTGGGGCTGGCCTGCGGGCGGGCGCTGGCTAAGCGCGGCCTGTCGGTGCTGGTGCTGGAGAGCGAACCCCACATCGGTCAGGGCGTGTCCTCGCGCAATTCCGAGGTCATCCACGGCGGGCTCTATTATCCGACGGGCTCGCTGAAGGCGAAGTTCTGCGTCGAGGGGCGGCGGGCGCTCTATGACTTTCTGGCCAGCCACAAGATCGACCACTGGAAGTGCGGCAAGCTGGTCGTGGCCACCGAGGAAGCCGAGGTCGAACGCATCGAGGCCATCTTCGAGCAGGCGACGACCAACGGCGTTGAGGGGCTTGAGCACCTGACTGGCGCCCAGGCGCGGGCGCTGGAGCCGGAATTGAACGCCCACGCCGCCATCCTGTCGCCCGAGAGCGGGGTCTTCGCCAGCCACGACTACATGCTGGCCCTGCAGGGCGAGATCGAGGACGCGGGCGGCTCGGTCGTCCTCTCGACGCCGTTCGAGCGGGCCGAGCCCCTGCCGGGTGGTGGCTTCAGGATCACGGCGGGCGGGGAAGGCGGGGCGGTGCTGACGAGCCGGCTGCTGGTCACCGCGCCCGGTTTGTCGTCGCAGAGCGTGGCGGCCGCCATCGATGGCTATCCGGCCGCGGACATCCCCGCCCGGCATCTGGGCAAGGGAATCTATTTCCGCCTGACGGGACCCGCCCCCTTCAATCGCCTGATCTATCCGCCGCCCATCGCCGGAGCGCTGGGCACCCACTACCGCAAGGATCTGGGCGGGCAGGGGGTGTTCGGCCCGGACCTGGCCTATGTCGAGACCGAAGACTATTCGGTCAATCCGGCCAAGGCGGATGAGTTCGCCCACTACATCCGCCGTTTCTGGCCGGGCGTGACGGTCGAGCGCCTGACGCCCGATTACGCCGGCATCCGGCCCAAGATCCACGGACCGGATGAACCTCAGCCGGATTTTCAGCTTCACGCGCGCGAACACCATGGCATCGACGGCCTGATGGCCTTGTTCGGGATCGAGAGTCCGGGCCTGACCAGTTCGCTAGCGATTGGCGAAGCCGTGGCTGAGGCGTTGTGCAAGGCATGA